TTATTTGAAACAAAAACATACCATTTTCAGTGATGTAAATGGGAGGATTCTTGTACTTTTGCTTGATGTAAAGCATGAGATCATATATTCCTCTTGGATAAATGTAAAGCCAATTCAAGGCAGTCTGCAAGATTAATCAAAATAAGCAAGTTGAACATTCATACTCCAATCAATCCAAAATCAAGTGAGatcaaaaaagagaagagagaaagagaggcaAAATACCGGTGTACCGATAGGTTTTCCGTCCTTTTCAGCTGAATAATGAAATACAGAAACGGTTAAAACATTTTGCAAGAAAAAAAAGGGATTCAATTAGTTCTTGTGATAGTTGACAAACAAAATTTAACTTTcaattagtaaataaattttcTCAAAGGAACGAATTAATTCCATGACTTACCAGCCATATCTACATGATTGTCTGTGGTGTAGCTAAGATTAACTCTAGGGACAGATAGCATTGGAGATGCATAGTAAGTAGTATAGTAATTCATTCCTAGGAAATCGATCGATCCTTTCACTAACTTTGACTGCTCCAATGTGAATTTCGGGAGCCGACGCCCTACATTAGCTCGCATGCTGGCTGGGTAGTCACCATATGTAATTGGATCCAAAAACCTATACAGTACATATTGTGAttatttggatataaaaatggcATGAACGTTTGATAAAGCAATCAAAATGGCCAAATTATGGCTAATTATATCAAATTTTGATCAGTTCACGAATCAAGTTATAACGCAAAACTCAGTTCACACTAAAAGTTATTCTCTCCGTTCCAATTTAGGCGAAGGAGTTCGAAGTACGGCGGTTAAACCACCTAATTTTCAGTGTTAATTTGCTCACAGATTCTTCAaaacttttaaaacaaaatatattTGAAGATTACATGAAAAATACTACTACTCTCTATTTCCTatttagtactccctccgtttcaatttatgtgaacttattttctttttagtctgtgccaaaaagaatgacctctttctttatttgaaaataatttatctttatgcaatgatttataaccacacaaaatatgtgtgcctcattttacaccaaaagttcaaaagtcttctcttttttcttaaatttcgtgtcatgtgaccaggaggtcacgggggAGTATGTCCAAGGGAGCATTGGGGTAACTGATAAAGTtattgtcatgtgaccaggaggtcacgggaaTTCGAGCCGTGGAAATAACCTTttgtagaaatgcagggtaaggctgtgtacaatagacccttgtggtccgattTTTtctcggaccccgcgcatagcgggagcttagtgcaccgggctgcccttttttatgTCCCGATAAGAATTGCACATTTATATATTTAGAAATATTTAACTTAAaacattctattttatttttgatgaGCTTATTATAGTCACTCAAGTGTTTATGATGGCATATTTTAGATCACAAGTTCCACggatcctttttctttttgaaatttgTTAAATTGGTATGAAGGAAGAACAAGTGAACGTAATTTTTTATATGTTAAAATAGTTAACATAGTTTAtagttcaaaatatttaaaaaaaaattaaaaattgtaTAAAAGATTTACTTAACTCCCCAAATTGTAGCTACTTTACATAAAACGTGATATCTGATTTAAGTAATTATATTCTAGAAAAGCATTGAAACTTTACTTTCGTATATTGGAGTGGGGGAGGGGGTGAGTCGAACGTCTTAAGAAAGTCAACATCGCAATACAAAATAACTTGCAAGGGCACAATAACAAGGGAATCTGGTGCGTACAACTCACCATCCTAGGAAAAAATCAAGAGCTTTTAAATGGGCCTTGCGTCCCTGAGGTGTCTTGGTTTTAGGCACGAACCAGTGAGTCACCAGAGTGACTCCTATCTGTCCTTTCTGAGTTTTCTGCAtgttttcagaaaataaaaagaatctaAATATCAAATATGTTTTCACAACTATAttagatatgaaaagaatgaaggATTAAAGGAAcatcattcttttcttctttgttacttatcacttgtttcaTTTTACTTTATACGTTTttctcccaaaaaaaaaatttatatttgaaactttattattacTTCAGATTTTTAATTTTTCCTATTAATGAAATACTTTTATAGTCAAAAAAGTTTTATGATATATTTAAAAACACAAATTTAAATAGTTTATAGTGTGTGACAAACTTCTTTCCTATTTAAACTTCGCGGCCACTCAACTACATTCTTATTAATTTTTCATGATATGTAGGGGATAATGTTttgattttattaataaaaatcaGCGGCTAAGCAAACTGCCTAGTGGTATTCACTAAGAAAAAACACCTCCTTAATTAGAAAATGAAACATGATGAATAATTACCtgccaaaataaatttctatGTAGATGATTACTTTGAAAAAAGAAAGATATGCTTGGTCCATCTTTTGATAGAATGTTGAACTGACCTGATATTTTTCTTTATATACTTTGACACCAGTTGCATGGGCAAGAAGCAAGTTATGAGCAACAATATATGGCTCAGTGGCAGAATCACCCTCCGTACAGTTACCAACATAACTCGAACATCTTCCTGGTGCAAAGGTACCTCTTGCATATCCGAACATGCTATAAGATAATGGCTCATTCAATGTGATCCAGTGCTTTACCCTATCACCAAATTCTTTGAAGCAAATGTCTGCATAATCACCAAAGTCTTTCCTGAACGCATGAGCATACAGCTTGAGCtttcggtatatatatatatatatatggttgaGGTATAATTTAGCTAAGTAATTAAAACTATGCTTTATTAATAACTTAAGTTTTAGATGAAATGGTTACACAATATAAAAAAAATGGTATCAAATTGGGCAAGAGTTCATAGGTTCAAAGCTCATCGCTACCTGAGCAGCTAAAATATTTGGGCTTTTAATATATTTGGACGGTCGGGGTCAAATTTGAGATGAAGATAGCAGAGATgaagatgttgagatggatgtgtgggcacaccAGATTAGATAGGAatagaaatgaggttattcgcaaTGAGGTTCTTCGCGATAAGGTGAGTGtgacccctattgaggacaagatgcgggaagcacggCTTTGGTGATTttgtcatgtgaggaggaggagcacagacgccccggtgaggaggtgtgagaggttgacattgaagggcctaaggagaggtagaggtatGCCAAAGAAGatgtggggagaggtgattaggcaagacatgacgcAACTTCAGTTGGCCGAGAACATGACCcatgataggaaggtatggaggtcgaggattagtgtagtagagtaggtagtttagagtgttcataacagtagtattggcacgcagtctcgctttctaTTAATAGTaagtttttatgactaaccgtcgttttctttcattattgatcaccttactgtcttattgtttttattctccttttatatggctttttggtactgtccgttcttgtctatattttcattaatgtggtgcttatgctctcctgagccgagggtctattggaaatagtctctctatcctcacaaggtagggtaaGGCTTACtgacacactaccctccccagaccccacgatGCGGGATAATATTGGGTAAGACCCACATGTATAGTTTTAAAGGTGGATCTGATCCAAAAATCGACCAGCGCACACCCGATTGGAGGAActgaaaaattaattgagaacaAAACTTATTACCTTGTAGATTGATCACACAATATCATCAGGTACTTATGTaattcttttaagaaaaaaaatagaagtcATGTTATTTCTGCTCGAATACTTTAACGTCTTACGCTATTTTGGAACTGAGAAACCCTCCATATTCGTCCTCAAGGGTTTGTGGTGTGTCCCAGTGGAAAAGCGTTATAAATGGCGTCAAACCTTTTAAGAATAGAAAAGTTAGAAACCTTATAGTAATGGTTTCGTAAAACTGATAGTACAATATTGGAATGAGATAAAGTTATTAGTACCATTGGAGATAAGCTCATTGATGACATTGTTGTAGAATTTTATGCCTTCTGGATTCACTCCTTTGCTTACTTTCCCATCTAGAACAAGTAAGAAAAAGATTAAGTTCAGCAATCAACTAGTATTAGTttgcctctttttcttttcacctcCTTATCTATTTTGTTGTATTTACTGCATATTCCAAATGTGAATTAAACTGGAAAAAGTATCCTTACATGGTAAAATGCGAGACCAAGAGATGGATAACCTGAATGCTTTCATACCAACTTCCTTAAGTAGACGTATATCTTCCTATAACATTTCACAATAATTATTTAATACCCACTAAAACATATAAATACCAGCAGAAAAAGTTTAAATGCGGACCGCCATACCTTGTAACGGTGATAGAAATCAACAGCGACATCTCCGGTAGAACGGTCAAATATTTTTTCTGTAATTTAAGGATTATATATGTGAAGAAAATCTTAAACAAAAACCAGGTTAGAAGCTAAGAATATTGTTTACCTGAAAcacggatagagttaaatttatacgtagttctaagggtacgtggtataacttggcacaaatcaaaaaagtaagtagaaatatatcgaatattgacggTAAAGAATAAAATACGAACCAATATTGaatagaaaataattttatgaaCAAGCAAGATAAATCAATGTATAAAACTCACTAGACAATAATCTCTACTGTATTTCTCTGTGAATAATAATATGTGAATATGAGAGTGTATGAATGCCTTAATGTTGGATGCCTTACAGAAATAATAGCCATTAttcttatagtggagggatcaaactttggatataattaaaaatacatagtgggaaacCCAAGATAGATTAGTTTTTCCCTAATTCCCGTTGAGATTCTCTCCTTTAGTGTGGCTGTAATGGctcttgtctcttggctcgatcttggtCGGATTTTGTATTGGTCGATTTTCGGATTTAGAGCTCGATATTAACTCTAGCTcaatattgactcgagctcgatattgactcgagctcgatattgactcggggcTCGGTATCGAATCGGGCTTGATAATGGTCGGTCTCTGGCTCTTAAGCTCGATGACATCGCTTCActtcatagttcgatttggactcgagctcggtaaatgacttcgagctcggtatttgatcGGTCCCAGAAATTCGATCTTGGTAACCTGAATTCagatctcatctcgatattatgaagatgaccttcggtccattatgttccaatcttgactaatcatTCGAAGGTCGaaaccggttttgaccgtatacagatagtcccctcgtttctcggaaagaatgtggcgagaaacgacgTGATTTTCCAACGGTGTGACTAGATATAAACTGACATTTACATCGAGCCTgaccatgacgtacgtgatagatGTCCCGTCGGTTCAATTACTAAGGCATTAAATGCGTGTCAGACGATAGTCGACCATCGTTGACATTGAACTGTCATTGCCAACCCTATAAATAGCCCCTCATTTTACCACTTTTTACTTTTACATCTCCAAATCTTCTAAGTTCCTTTTTGCATTTTCTAAGTTCTTCATCTATAAATTTGTGATTTTCACCGCAGAATCCCTCTTTAGAACACCAAATCTTGTCATCTTCCTCTATCTTCAATCTTCAAATCCAAATGGCAAAAACATTGAAAatcgttcctcaaaaagaaaaagcttcttcttcgcAGCCCGCCGGCgataaaacaccggtggagccatgACCTGAGAAGTGTGTTCCCGGGGTGTATGTTTTTATCTCCGATTTTAAGATCGACAAAGCTTCGCCGGTTCCCGGTCGATGTGAGCTAGTATCGTggtacatgtgctcgataactAAGGGATATCTTAAACAGGTaaggaaagattgcaattgggagaacaaagaagtgATAGCTCCCGAATAAGATAGTACTACccatgtgaaagggtttttaagtgtgtatacttaccctttcacgttgggcctTCTCAACCCTGTTGTCATCGATATTTGCCGCCAATATCAAGTAACcttaggccaaatccatccttctttttagcGGATCGTTATTCTGATCCGCTTCTGTGTGAACAAAGTAGAAAGGATGTCTTTCAACCTCGACTACCTCATTAGATTGTACAGCCTCCACATCTAtcgaggtgggttaataaaaATCCAGTGCCGGGCTACCAAAGTGttgttctcgagtatagacgaccactaggatcgaggctggatgggcaggttcgttcaaATGAAGACTTCTGACTTAATACCGACCGAGCAGATGCCGTTTCCCgtggaatggaacatgaagcgtaagtataattTTTACTGTTAGCTCCTATTGTTTCgctcctttattttttttctcacCGATATCCTTTTccgtgatgtagcagttgcttgGATGCCCGGTACTATTCCTAACCTTAAGATCTGGGTACGGTACCTGGCTCCGACCTCCACATATGCCGAGCGCTCGTAGCGCGACTTATCAAATGGCCGATGGGAGGCTAAAAATTATGGTAAGCCTCTTTTCCATGTCTTCGATGATTCGAACAAAATGACTTTCCTATACTTAACTAATTCTCTTGTCGCCCCCCCCCCGGTGAGGAAGATACTTTGGCCCCGGTTTCGAAACCGGCGAAGTACaacaagagaaaaagggcctctacTTCAGAGGATCCAGAACTTAAGACAAGGACAGCTCGTAAGCCGAGAAAGAATATCATCCCTCTGACCGAAAAATCAATTCGGCCCCTAAGGGAttaagatgaagaaaaagaagatgacGACTCCGGACAGGTGTCCCGAGCGAAAATGAGCGTCGAGGCTCCAAAAGCTACTGAATCGATGAAGGCCGCAAAGATTCTATTTTCTGATGAGGGAGTCTCGGGAAGCTAATTGGTTGAAGTCCTCGAGTCAATGAGGATTGAAACTACCTCCCACCATAATGAGCCAATGTTGGGTATGACTGCGGTGGCTGGTCTCGAGGCCCCTCGATATCgagagaacgccccaagtgattcacttggggcaaTGGAAATTGGAGTCTCCCCGCTTCCCCTTCGTTTTCTTAGGAAATGATTAGAGAGGCTCGGGCATTGAAGACCCTTTTCTGTCGAAGGAGGCCACGGAAGGGAAGATCCCTTTCGTGATTATTTTACTGGGGTCAAAGATGCTACCGGCCTGAGCTATTTGGAATTCTCGAGGAAGGACTTGGGTGAGTCATCGGACCTTTTTAACGAAGTGCAGCGAGCTCTGAATTGGGTAAGCCTTAACTATCTTGGTTGGTATTATCTCTGTGTTTGTTTTCCTCTTGTTACTTCTTTTCTTTCTGCCTAGGCCTCAGCGCTTAATCGGGAAGAATGTTCTCGGACCCGAGCTGAGCTTAGTCGGTAAGAGGCCGACCTCTGAAGGTTCACGGGGGAGATAAATGCCCTCAAACTTCTTTGTGAGCAAAGAGAAAAGGAGAccaaggacctccgagccgagTTGACCAAGGGTCACCAAGATCAGACTGATctgaccgagcaggtaatgaaaatcttaaaaactcatgggctcgattcgggatcggaggctaatatttcgatctcacaATTGCAGCAGAAGCTCGAGATGATCGGGCAGCTCCGTGAGGAGGTCGATATAATAAAGGCAGAAACCTTGGGGtagaaagaaggtatggaccgccttgctgcagagaaagaggctgctcgagcccaattaacATCGGCCGAAAGTCaacttcaaggcatgaaggagaggagctcggttcaagcaagaaaaatagaggagctcgaggctcagtTGGCTTCCGAaattgccaaggccaaatctgaagctGAAAAAGCAAAGGCCGAGGCAGATGCATTCGTGGCCGTCTATTGGGACGTTGCTGAAGCCACTCAAGTACAACcgagagaggcagccgagaccgctcaaactcgagcatattGTGTTGCcgaactcgccaaatgccaatcttggagggaaaccctcgaggaaatccatgctcgaggtttcgatcttactgaagagataaaaaaTACTAAAGATAATGAAGCTAATGCTGGAACCCTATCTTCCGATGATGGTGATGATGAGAGCAAGAGCAGGTATACGAGCGGGGAGGAGCTCGAAGGAGAAGAGACTGCTCCCAGAGATAATCAGGAACCTTAGGGTCTTTTATTTTTGATCTTGTTGTGTAGGGtcctgatcggaccttgtaaaCACTCATATATATGAAGATCTTTTCCTTTCCCGACTTGTCTTTGTTTCATTTtctgccttgtgaaaattttgttcatTCATGCCTTAGGAAagttttcataagttcgaggctttagGCAATTTTGATCGAAGTCGGACCTTGTagtctttataaccgagtgagtgtttgctcgatctcgaagtaagagtagcccttaggcttaatagtcgagtgagtatttgctcgaactcgaagtaagagtggcctttaggcttaatagtccagtgagtgtttgctcgaactcgaagtaatgtagcccgttggctttatagtcgagtgaatgattgctcgaacttgaaataagagtGGCCCTTAGgccttatggtcgagtgagtgacttctcgaactcgaagtaatgtagcccgtaggcttagtagtcgagtgagtgattactcgaactcgaagtaagagtggcCTTTAGgccttatggtcgagtgagtgactAGTCGAACgtgaagtaagagtagcccttaggcttaatagtcgagtcaatatttgcttgaactcgaagtaatgtaggccataggcttagtagtcgagtgagtgattgctcgaactcgaagtaagtgTGGCCCTTAGGCCTTATGGTCAAGTGAGTGactgctcgaactcaaaataagagtagcccttaggcttaatagtcgagtgattgtttgatcgaactcgaagtaatgtagcccgtaggcttagtagtcgagtgagtgattgctcgaactcgaagtaagagtggcCCATAGgccttatggtcgagtgagtgactgGTCGAACgtgaaataagagtagcccttaggcttaatagtcgagtgagtgtttgctcgaactcgaagtaatgtagcccgtaggcttagtagtcgagtgagtgattgctcgaactcaaagtaatgtagccccttaggcttaatggtcgagtgagtgtttgctcgaacccaaaataagagtagcccttaggcttaacagtcgagtgagtgtttactcgaactcgaagtaatgtagcacgtaggcttagtagtcgagtgggtgtttgctcgaactcgaagtaatgtacccCGTAGGATTCATgttcgagtgagtgattgctcgaactcgacgTAAGAGTGGCCCTTAGgccttatggtcgagtgagtcactgatcgaactcgaaataagagtagcccttaggcttaatagtcgagtgagtgtttgctcgaactcgaagtaatgtagcccgcaggctttatggtcgagtgagttactgttcgaactcgaaatatcagtagcccttaggcttaatagtcattTTTTTggttggcagtccccgatttataCGGTAATGGTCGGCCATTAAGCCTGTTTTCATAATAGATCATGAAATAGAGGATAGATTCTGagatatgagatatcggtaaagaagaaatttatctttatgtcattatacatgtgttcatgttttgttccAGGGATCGGGCAAAACTACACGAgaatggttcgttttgaccatttggctcttacaaatTTTCCTATCGAAACCGTGTTGTCATAAAGTAACttccttgcatcgaacttgataattgaatttgatatatttgagggtaatgccccccagtatccgaggttgattgtaaagaggactaggatactgttgaatttgttctaagttagcacgattaatggttgcctcattaaaaaccttgccgaaaaacccatttgggacaaaatcaatttaaggggaaaagagtgcaatgcgtacTCTCCGACCTCAACTGGGATCAGGGCTTCGAcgccataaaccaacgagaatggagttgctccggtactggatttcgatgttgtgcggtatgctcataggacttcgggtagtgtttctctccattttcctttggcgtcggtcaatctcttcttaaaattttggatgatggttttgttagtcgattcggcttgtccgttcctacTGGGATGATAcagtgttgataggatccttttgattttgtggtcttctagaaatttagttactttgcttccgatgaattgctttccattatcacatacaatctcggatggcataccgaaccgacatatgatgtggtcccaaatgaagtctatcacttccttttctctgactttctagaaagcctgtgcttcaacccatttatagaaataatcagtcataaacaaaataaactaagccttacctggggccgatAGGAGGGGgacaacgatgtccattccccatttcatgaaaagccatggagataggaccgagtggagtagctccccgggttgatgaatcatgggagCATGCCTTTGGCagttgtcgcattttcgaacgaacttcCTTGCATCCTttcccatatcgatccaataattccctgctctgattattttgtgCACCAATGAATCGGCActggaatgatttccacaagtgccttcgtgaatttcACGTAAGATATAATCGGTGTCTCCCGgacccaaacatattgccagtgGACCATCGAACGTCCTCCTAAATAGGATTCCGTCTTTGGACAAGGTGAACCGTGTTTCCTTTGTGCGTagagccctcgattcttttggatctgacGGAAGCTTACCGTTCTTGAAGTACTCTaagtatttgtttctccagtcccaggttaaactcgtggagtttatctcggcgtggccttcttcgattactgatttcatgagttgtacgacagtccccgagttgagttcgtcatcctcgaccgatgaacctaagtttgcaagagcgtcGACCTCACTGTTCTGCTCTCAaagtacatgttgcaaagtccattccttaaatcgatgtagggtcacttgtaatttatccaagtacctctgcattcgatcttctcggaccTCAAAAGTcccgttgacttgatttaccacgaggagggaatcacatttaACCTCCACGACCACGACTCCTAaacttctagctagttcgagaccagcaattacggcctcatactcagcctcattattagtcaattttgtagttttaatagactgtctaactacataacctgtgggtgattttagtacgattCCCAGTTCGAATCCCattgcgttcgaggcaccgtccgtaaagagggtccatacTCTCGAAGAGGTACCCGATTTTATTAGTAATTCTTTTTTAATCTCGGGTACGAATgccggcgtaaagtcagccatgaagtccgctaagatttgagatttgatagaGGTTCGAGGTCGATACTCGACGTCGTACCCGCCGatctctatggcccatttggccaaccgaccTGAAAGCTCAGGTTTGTGTAAAATATTTcaaagaggataagttgttacaacatgtatcgGATGGCGGCACTTGAAATatgattttaatttcctagaggcacttattaaagcaagcgctaatttttctaagtgtggatatttagTTTCGGACTCACCTAAAGTTCGACTGACATAATatatagggaattgcgtacctcgttcttctcgaattaggactccacttaccgttaTCTCTGAGATAGCTAGATGCAGATAAATATGTTCGTCTGCCTTCGGGGTATGAAGCAACagagggctcgataaataccatTTTAGCTCTTCCAAAGCCTGCTGACATTACGGAGTCCATGAaaaattgcttttctttttaagCAGGGAGAAATATCGGTGGCTCCTATCTAAGGATCTCTAAATGAATCGTCCCAGGGCAGCTATCCATCCCTTTAGCCTTTGTacgacctttacattatctacCACTGTGATGTCctcaatagctttgattttatcggggttaatcttgattcctcgattggacaccatgaaaccgaGAATCTTACCCGAGccaactccgaatgcacattttttgggattgagcttcatattatattcccttagtatgtcgaaagtttcctgcaaatgctttacaTGGTCCTCTGTTCGCAGggatttaactaacatgtcatcaatataaacctccaatgattttcctatttgccttttgaacattcggtttactaggcgttgataagttgcacgcATTTTTAAGGCCGaatgacattacattataatagtaaGTCCCATACTTAGTtataaacgaggtcttttcctgaccctccaggttcatctgtatttggttgtacccggaataagcatcgagaaaactgagagtctcgtggccggccgtggcatcgaacATACGAttgatattaggcaaaggaaaagagtccttagggcatgctttattcaggtctttataatctatacacattctaagtttgttcccctttttagggactaccatcacatttgctagccattcgggatatcttacttcccgaatggaccctattttaagaagtttggttacctcgtctttgatgaaggcatgtttgaccttggacaggggccttcttttttgttttacctggtggaactttgggtccaagcttagcttatgagtggtgattcccggtgggatccctgtcatgtcaagatgggaccaagcgaaacaatttatgttagctataagatATTGAATAAGCTTTCTCCTGAGCTCAGGATCTAACCCCGTGCTCATGTATACCTTCCGTTCGGGCAGAtattcgattagtatgacttgatACAGTTCTTCGATCATTGGAAACTACGAAGGATCAAGGGACCTCGTGTTCATCATCTTCGTAAGTCTTCTGATTCTCTAATTGGATCGAAGATGACGTTtgtgatttctatttggtatTCTGTTCCTCCTTCGAATCCGATCCTTTtgctgatgataatgatgatatcGAAATCACTTCATCGATGACAAATAATTCTTTTGCGTCCGGTTGTTCCCCGTAAACCGTTTTAGttccctccgatgttgggaacttcaaaatttggtggagggTCGAGGGTATATCCCTCATATTATGGATCCCTGGTCTTCCGAatagggcgttgtatctcatatcaccttcgatcaTGTGGAACTTCATTTCTTGAATGGTCCCGGCCACGTTAACTGGTAGGATTATTTCGCTCTTAGttgtttcacatgccatattgaatccgctTAGTACCAAAGTTACGGGCatgacctggtcctgtagaccgagtctctctacgacccttgatcgaatgatgttggccgaactacctcgatcaattaacacatgtttaacttgagttttattcataagtacagatatgaccaatgcatcgttgtgaggttgcatgactccttttgcatcttcatcattaaagAACCGGGTTCCTACGAGTGCGTAATCCTGATCTCGAGATCGCTTCTCTCTTATAACCGATGTCTTAGTGCGTTTGAGCACCGGCCCTTGAGGGATATCgatcccaccgatgatcatgtggattatGTGTT
This DNA window, taken from Nicotiana tabacum cultivar K326 chromosome 15, ASM71507v2, whole genome shotgun sequence, encodes the following:
- the LOC107820979 gene encoding vicianin hydrolase-like, coding for MAIRRILMSFCFFYLVLILNLFALTNATVPAKRFASPFNRTSFPSDFVFGAASAAYQIEGGARQGGRRPSIWDTFTHKHPEKIFDRSTGDVAVDFYHRYKEDIRLLKEVGMKAFRLSISWSRILPYGKVSKGVNPEGIKFYNNVINELISNGLTPFITLFHWDTPQTLEDEYGGFLSSKIAKDFGDYADICFKEFGDRVKHWITLNEPLSYSMFGYARGTFAPGRCSSYVGNCTEGDSATEPYIVAHNLLLAHATGVKVYKEKYQKTQKGQIGVTLVTHWFVPKTKTPQGRKAHLKALDFFLGWFLDPITYGDYPASMRANVGRRLPKFTLEQSKLVKGSIDFLGMNYYTTYYASPMLSVPRVNLSYTTDNHVDMAAEKDGKPIGTPTALNWLYIYPRGIYDLMLYIKQKYKNPPIYITENGMADANNSTLPLKQALKDDLRIRYYEGHLWFLSKAIKAGANVKGHFAWSFLDDYEWDAGFTVRFGITFVDYKNGLKRYLKKSAYWYNKFLLNTGK